One window of the Acaryochloris sp. CCMEE 5410 genome contains the following:
- the carB gene encoding carbamoyl-phosphate synthase large subunit: MPRRDDLHKILLIGSGPIVIGQACEFDYSGTQACKALRDEGYEVVLINSNPATIMTDPETAERIYIEPLTPELVEKVIAKERPDALLPTMGGQTALNLAVTLAKAGVLDKYNVELIGAKLPAIEMAEDRKLFKEAMERIGLGVCPSGLAETMAESQQIAQEIGTYPLIVRPAFTLGGTGGGIAYNQEEFEVIAQSGLDASPVSQILIEKSLIGWKEYELEVMRDLVDNVVIICSIENIDPMGVHTGDSITVAPAQTLTDKEYQRLRDASIKIIREIGVETGGSNIQFAVNPDDGEVIVIEMNPRVSRSSALASKATGFPIAKFAAKLAVGYALSEIPNDITRKTPASFEPSIDYVVTKIPRFAFEKFPGSEPTLTTQMKSVGEAMAIGRTFQESFQKALRSLETGRFGWGCDQAENLPSLEQIRASLRNPNPERIYTVRHALQAGLSVEEIYDITGIDPWFLWHFQDLLTTEAYLKQTNLYDLTADLMWQIKQQGFSDPQIAFATQANEDEVRNYRKQLGVVPAYKTVDTCAAEFEALTPYYYSTYEQESEVLPSDRRKVMILGSGPNRIGQGIEFDYCCCHASYALQADDFETIMVNSNPETVSTDYDTSDRLYFEPLTKEDVLNILEAENPEGIIIQFGGQTPLKLAVPLQTYLQGKPDGPKIWGTSPDSIDIAEDRERFEQILHTLNITQPPNGIARSSQEATEVAQRIQYPVVVRPSYVLGGRAMEIVYSDAELERYMTFAVQVEPDHPILIDKFLEDAIEVDVDAISDRTGEVVIGGIMEHIEQAGVHSGDSACAIPTLSLGEETLATIREWSKQLAQQLNVIGLMNLQFAVQGEQVYILEANPRASRTVPFVSKAIGLPLAQVAARLMSGQTLADLGIKEERIPKHISVKEAVLPFAKFPGTDTILGPEMRSTGEAMGIDTDFGKAFAKSQFSAHQDLPQSGSVFVSMTDRDKQAVIPIVRDLIDLGFKLVATAGTQKVLEAEGFEVAPVLKLHEGRPNVLDLIKNRQVQLILNTPSGSDAHADGRLIRRSALAYKIPLITTIAGAKATAAALRSLQSETMDVKAIQDYHLQMQ; the protein is encoded by the coding sequence ATGCCTCGTCGTGATGATCTACACAAAATCCTACTGATTGGTTCTGGGCCAATTGTGATTGGGCAAGCCTGTGAATTTGACTATTCTGGCACCCAAGCTTGTAAGGCTCTGCGGGATGAAGGGTATGAAGTGGTGCTGATTAACTCTAATCCCGCCACGATTATGACGGATCCAGAAACAGCAGAGCGGATCTATATTGAGCCCCTGACCCCGGAATTGGTGGAAAAGGTGATCGCCAAAGAGCGACCGGATGCCTTACTGCCAACCATGGGAGGCCAAACCGCTTTGAACTTGGCGGTGACCCTAGCAAAGGCTGGGGTTTTAGACAAATATAATGTAGAGCTGATTGGAGCCAAGCTTCCGGCCATCGAAATGGCGGAAGACCGCAAGCTGTTTAAGGAAGCCATGGAGCGGATTGGCCTAGGGGTTTGTCCGTCGGGCTTGGCCGAGACCATGGCAGAATCCCAGCAAATTGCCCAAGAAATTGGTACTTATCCCTTAATTGTCCGTCCTGCCTTTACTTTGGGAGGTACAGGTGGAGGCATTGCCTACAACCAAGAAGAATTTGAAGTCATTGCCCAGAGCGGTCTAGATGCCAGCCCCGTTTCTCAGATTTTGATTGAGAAATCCTTGATTGGCTGGAAAGAGTATGAACTGGAGGTTATGCGGGATCTGGTCGATAACGTAGTGATTATTTGCTCCATCGAGAACATTGACCCAATGGGGGTGCATACGGGGGACTCGATTACTGTTGCCCCAGCCCAAACCTTGACGGATAAGGAATACCAGCGGTTGCGGGATGCTTCGATTAAGATTATCCGCGAAATTGGAGTGGAAACGGGTGGATCGAATATTCAGTTTGCGGTCAATCCTGACGATGGCGAAGTGATCGTGATTGAGATGAATCCTCGGGTGTCCCGCTCCTCGGCCCTGGCGTCCAAAGCCACCGGATTTCCCATTGCCAAGTTTGCAGCTAAGTTAGCGGTGGGTTATGCCCTGAGCGAAATCCCCAATGACATCACCCGTAAGACCCCGGCAAGCTTTGAGCCGAGTATTGACTATGTGGTTACCAAGATTCCTCGGTTTGCCTTTGAGAAGTTCCCCGGCTCTGAACCCACCTTAACCACGCAAATGAAGTCCGTGGGTGAGGCGATGGCCATTGGTCGCACCTTCCAGGAATCTTTCCAAAAGGCGTTGCGGTCTTTGGAGACGGGGCGATTTGGCTGGGGTTGTGACCAGGCTGAAAACCTACCGAGCTTGGAGCAGATTCGGGCGAGTCTGCGCAATCCTAATCCTGAACGCATTTACACTGTTCGCCATGCGTTGCAGGCAGGACTGAGCGTCGAAGAAATTTACGACATTACTGGGATTGACCCCTGGTTCCTCTGGCATTTTCAGGATCTGTTGACGACGGAAGCGTATCTTAAGCAAACCAATCTGTACGATCTGACTGCTGATCTGATGTGGCAGATTAAGCAGCAAGGCTTTAGTGATCCGCAGATTGCCTTTGCTACCCAAGCTAACGAGGATGAAGTTCGCAACTATCGCAAGCAATTGGGGGTAGTGCCAGCCTATAAAACCGTGGATACCTGTGCGGCGGAATTTGAAGCATTGACGCCCTATTACTATTCCACCTATGAGCAGGAATCGGAGGTGTTGCCCTCCGATCGTCGCAAGGTGATGATTTTGGGGTCGGGACCCAACCGGATTGGTCAGGGTATTGAGTTTGACTACTGCTGTTGCCATGCGTCTTATGCCTTGCAGGCGGATGATTTTGAGACGATTATGGTCAACTCCAACCCAGAAACGGTCTCCACAGACTATGACACCAGCGATCGCCTCTATTTTGAGCCCCTGACCAAAGAAGATGTGCTCAATATTCTAGAAGCAGAAAACCCGGAAGGGATTATTATCCAGTTTGGTGGGCAAACGCCGCTGAAGTTAGCGGTACCCCTACAAACCTACTTACAAGGTAAGCCCGATGGTCCCAAGATCTGGGGCACGTCACCGGACTCCATTGATATTGCAGAGGACCGGGAGCGATTTGAGCAGATTCTCCATACCCTCAATATCACACAGCCACCCAATGGAATTGCCCGCAGTAGTCAGGAAGCGACGGAAGTGGCACAGCGCATTCAGTACCCCGTGGTAGTTCGGCCTAGCTATGTGCTGGGGGGACGGGCAATGGAGATTGTCTACTCCGATGCAGAGCTTGAACGCTATATGACCTTTGCGGTCCAGGTGGAACCAGATCATCCTATCCTGATTGACAAGTTTTTGGAAGATGCCATTGAGGTGGACGTGGATGCGATCTCAGACCGTACTGGTGAAGTCGTCATCGGCGGCATTATGGAGCATATTGAGCAAGCAGGCGTGCACTCAGGCGATTCAGCTTGTGCTATTCCTACTTTGTCTCTGGGGGAAGAAACTCTAGCAACTATCCGAGAATGGAGTAAGCAACTGGCTCAGCAACTGAATGTGATTGGGTTAATGAACCTGCAGTTTGCGGTTCAGGGTGAGCAGGTGTATATCTTGGAAGCCAACCCCAGAGCCTCCCGCACGGTGCCTTTTGTATCTAAAGCGATTGGCTTGCCCTTGGCCCAGGTGGCGGCCCGTTTAATGTCGGGTCAAACCCTCGCTGATCTGGGCATTAAAGAGGAGCGTATTCCCAAGCATATTTCGGTTAAAGAGGCAGTGTTGCCCTTCGCTAAATTCCCTGGCACTGACACCATTCTCGGTCCTGAAATGCGCTCCACGGGAGAGGCGATGGGGATTGATACGGATTTTGGCAAAGCCTTTGCCAAGTCTCAGTTCTCAGCCCATCAGGATTTACCTCAGTCCGGCTCTGTCTTTGTCTCTATGACCGATCGAGATAAGCAGGCGGTAATTCCCATTGTCAGGGATTTAATTGATCTAGGGTTCAAGCTAGTGGCGACCGCTGGCACCCAGAAGGTGTTGGAGGCCGAAGGGTTTGAGGTGGCTCCCGTGCTCAAACTCCATGAAGGCCGTCCTAATGTTTTGGATTTAATTAAAAATCGTCAGGTACAGCTGATTCTCAATACCCCTTCTGGTAGCGATGCCCATGCGGATGGTCGCTTGATTCGGCGGTCGGCTTTGGCCTATAAGATTCCGCTGATTACGACGATTGCGGGGGCAAAAGCGACGGCAGCAGCTTTGCGATCGCTACAATCAGAAACGATGGATGTGAAAGCGATTCAGGACTATCACCTGCAAATGCAGTGA
- a CDS encoding WecB/TagA/CpsF family glycosyltransferase, with protein MTENTLGQILIHNQLIDQDTLTRALQQQRIFFDQSDWKLLGEILVESGDICRKDLWAALDWQSKVFDIELFTLHPHPSVRSRLKRLLDVLGAIIGIAMMLVLLPLIAFAIVLDSPGAIFFTQYRVGLRGKQFRILKFRTMVRNAERTKLKTTGNQQYKFFTVRNDPRVTRVGKFLRKTHLDELPQFINVLRGEMSLVGTRPPTLDEVKVYSREDWQRLCIKPGMTGLWQTSRQKYRADFKRVVELDMNYVSQWQLGLDLKVIIYTILQVLLGRRWGRYLTISTSNHQDKVTILNLPIDNLTKGQFLQKLNRGVVFTANVDHLMKLQYDQEFCQAYSQADFRTCDSQILVYASQFLGQPIQERLSGSDLFPEFCRFHRDNENIRVFLLGGSKNVAQRAQAKINRRLGRNIIVGAHSPSFGIVEKPQECLEIVDQINQYQPTVLAVCLGAPNQEKWICRYKDRLPSVKIFLAIGATIDFESGSQQRSPQWVSNLGFEWLHRLISEPERLWKRYLIDDIPFFWLLLKQKMGLYSPPFSIHEQRDYPFASTTLEKRM; from the coding sequence ATGACAGAGAACACGTTGGGTCAAATTCTCATACATAACCAATTAATCGACCAAGATACGCTCACTCGAGCACTACAACAACAGAGGATTTTTTTTGATCAATCTGATTGGAAACTCCTGGGAGAAATCTTAGTCGAATCAGGAGATATCTGTCGCAAAGACTTGTGGGCTGCTTTAGATTGGCAATCTAAAGTATTTGATATCGAATTATTTACCCTCCACCCTCATCCTTCGGTGCGGAGTCGACTGAAACGATTGTTAGATGTGTTGGGGGCCATCATCGGCATAGCTATGATGCTGGTTTTGCTGCCCTTAATTGCATTCGCTATTGTGCTTGATTCGCCAGGGGCAATTTTCTTCACTCAATATCGGGTGGGCTTACGAGGAAAACAGTTTAGAATTCTAAAGTTTCGGACTATGGTGCGAAATGCAGAGCGAACTAAGCTGAAAACGACAGGAAATCAGCAGTACAAATTCTTTACTGTTCGGAATGATCCTAGGGTCACCAGAGTCGGTAAATTTCTGCGTAAAACTCACTTAGACGAACTCCCTCAATTTATCAATGTTTTGAGAGGTGAAATGAGCTTAGTGGGCACTCGTCCTCCCACGCTGGATGAAGTGAAAGTTTACTCAAGAGAAGATTGGCAACGGCTCTGTATCAAACCAGGAATGACGGGGCTATGGCAAACCAGTCGACAGAAATATCGGGCTGATTTTAAAAGAGTAGTCGAGCTGGATATGAACTATGTCAGTCAATGGCAATTAGGGCTGGATCTTAAGGTCATTATTTACACAATATTACAGGTGCTATTGGGTCGCCGATGGGGTCGATATCTAACCATAAGCACCAGCAATCATCAAGATAAAGTGACGATTTTAAATCTACCGATTGACAATCTCACTAAAGGACAATTTCTCCAAAAACTGAACCGAGGTGTTGTGTTCACGGCTAACGTCGATCATCTAATGAAGCTGCAGTACGACCAGGAATTTTGTCAGGCTTATAGTCAGGCTGATTTCAGAACTTGTGACAGTCAAATCCTTGTATATGCCTCTCAGTTTTTGGGTCAGCCTATTCAAGAAAGGTTATCGGGATCTGACTTATTCCCTGAGTTCTGTCGTTTCCATCGAGACAATGAAAATATTAGAGTTTTTCTCCTAGGTGGATCTAAAAATGTCGCCCAAAGAGCTCAGGCTAAAATCAATCGACGATTGGGGCGAAATATTATTGTTGGAGCCCATTCTCCTTCCTTCGGCATAGTGGAAAAACCCCAAGAATGTTTAGAAATTGTTGACCAAATCAATCAATACCAACCGACTGTCTTAGCGGTTTGCCTCGGTGCTCCCAACCAAGAGAAATGGATTTGTCGATATAAAGATCGATTACCCTCAGTAAAAATATTTTTAGCCATTGGCGCCACGATAGATTTTGAGTCCGGTAGCCAACAGCGATCTCCTCAATGGGTTAGCAATTTAGGGTTCGAATGGCTGCACCGACTAATATCTGAGCCAGAACGTCTGTGGAAACGATATTTGATCGATGATATTCCTTTTTTCTGGTTACTACTAAAGCAAAAAATGGGGCTCTATTCTCCACCCTTCTCAATTCACGAGCAACGGGACTATCCATTTGCCTCAACTACTTTAGAAAAGCGGATGTAA
- a CDS encoding polysaccharide biosynthesis tyrosine autokinase has protein sequence MESREAIDINLNQYLEKIRQHWQPVVTVFGVTVALSCLTSVFVKPSYVAEGKLRFKVNPPPLSTEIDEKSGELRPLVATQNPLSTEIEVIYAKPLLQNMIDVLSLENSQGDTLRPKEVLQKLSVDIIAGTDVLKLSYESDQPQEAARVVNTLMRLYIYGNIQNQRSRALSARKFIAAQLPQRESVVREAEENLSRFKEKHNIVDLKEEEEATVSAISKLDSEITLAQSEFDAAVARSTTLRNQVGLSSLNAIAANKLSQSSEIKEILRELQSVERQLATAQKDFQEGFPTVVSLKDRRSALRALLRQKTQKTIQGDSLSAAVRADIDDPEQNTINDFLSAEVQRQAVAKRLASLRRGRSTYNRRTQTLPKLRQVLRELERKSEAAQSTYETLLKNLQELQVAENTNTSSAQIIEQALTPTEGTTLKKKATVIAFGILLGAFLASASVPILGMRQEYFLKSKMKSLEDSIDSLQGLLDYPIWSVIPHIELKHQMSDHTPSSLISMLGEMHRMIRANPQLLSDDHSLKSLVVTSIDVQEGKSTVAANLAIAMAQLEQRVLLIDANLQSPKQHHLFNLPNELGLSTAIKDTSIRPAEVKMIIHRVPGNLDVLTSGSKPASPMSLLSSERMHLLMQYFAWNYDFVIFDTSPLLDVVGTSALANMADGVLFVTNPTMTQSKELEIATEIINQFEPNIIGTVVNNGKTQDHSKGHLPSFRIDLARQST, from the coding sequence ATGGAATCAAGAGAAGCAATCGACATCAATCTGAATCAATATTTAGAAAAGATTAGACAACATTGGCAACCGGTCGTCACTGTTTTCGGTGTAACGGTCGCACTATCCTGCCTCACGTCTGTCTTTGTCAAACCCTCTTATGTGGCAGAGGGCAAACTTAGGTTCAAAGTAAATCCGCCTCCCCTTTCCACAGAAATTGATGAAAAGTCAGGAGAGTTACGGCCTCTCGTTGCTACCCAAAATCCATTAAGTACAGAAATTGAAGTTATCTACGCTAAGCCTTTATTGCAAAATATGATTGACGTGCTGAGCTTAGAGAATTCTCAAGGAGACACACTCCGCCCAAAAGAAGTCTTGCAAAAACTCAGTGTTGACATCATTGCTGGGACAGATGTCCTGAAGCTCTCCTACGAGAGCGATCAACCTCAGGAAGCTGCCAGGGTAGTGAACACCCTGATGCGTCTCTATATCTATGGCAATATTCAAAATCAGCGTTCACGAGCACTTTCTGCCCGAAAGTTTATTGCCGCCCAGCTGCCCCAACGCGAGTCGGTGGTGCGAGAAGCGGAAGAGAACTTAAGCCGATTTAAAGAGAAGCACAACATTGTCGATTTAAAGGAGGAAGAAGAAGCTACAGTTAGTGCCATTTCAAAACTCGACAGCGAAATTACGTTAGCGCAAAGTGAGTTTGATGCAGCAGTGGCTCGCTCAACAACCCTTAGGAATCAGGTCGGCTTAAGTTCCCTGAATGCGATCGCAGCGAATAAGCTAAGTCAATCATCAGAAATCAAGGAAATATTACGGGAACTCCAAAGCGTTGAACGTCAGTTGGCCACAGCTCAGAAAGACTTTCAAGAAGGATTCCCCACCGTCGTTAGTCTCAAGGATAGACGGTCAGCGCTTCGGGCTTTACTTCGCCAAAAGACCCAGAAAACCATCCAAGGGGATTCATTATCAGCAGCTGTGCGTGCCGATATCGATGATCCTGAACAAAATACAATTAATGATTTTCTCTCAGCAGAGGTTCAACGGCAAGCAGTTGCTAAGCGTTTAGCCTCTTTAAGGCGGGGTCGTTCTACCTACAATCGTCGGACCCAAACGCTACCGAAGCTGAGACAAGTTCTACGTGAACTTGAGCGAAAGTCAGAAGCAGCCCAGTCAACCTACGAAACGCTGTTAAAAAACTTGCAAGAACTCCAGGTTGCTGAAAATACCAACACGAGTAGTGCTCAGATAATTGAGCAAGCACTTACCCCAACAGAAGGGACGACCCTCAAGAAGAAAGCAACCGTGATTGCTTTTGGAATTTTGTTGGGAGCTTTTCTGGCTTCAGCATCCGTTCCCATATTAGGAATGCGACAAGAGTACTTCTTAAAGTCAAAGATGAAATCCCTTGAAGATTCGATTGATTCCCTTCAAGGTCTCCTGGATTACCCGATATGGTCCGTCATCCCACACATTGAGTTAAAACATCAAATGAGCGATCACACCCCCAGTTCCCTCATCTCCATGCTGGGGGAGATGCATCGCATGATCAGAGCGAATCCCCAGCTCTTAAGCGATGATCATTCACTCAAATCACTGGTTGTCACCAGTATTGATGTTCAAGAAGGGAAATCAACGGTTGCAGCTAATTTGGCCATAGCAATGGCTCAGCTAGAACAGCGAGTTCTACTTATTGACGCCAATTTGCAAAGCCCTAAACAGCATCACCTCTTCAATCTTCCCAATGAGCTAGGACTGTCAACTGCCATTAAAGACACTTCAATTCGACCTGCTGAAGTCAAGATGATTATTCATCGGGTACCAGGCAATCTAGATGTCCTCACATCAGGCTCGAAACCAGCTAGTCCCATGAGCCTGCTCAGTAGTGAACGAATGCATTTGTTAATGCAGTATTTTGCCTGGAACTATGACTTCGTCATCTTCGATACATCTCCGTTATTGGATGTGGTTGGGACCTCAGCACTAGCCAATATGGCAGATGGTGTTCTTTTTGTGACCAATCCAACCATGACTCAATCCAAGGAACTAGAAATAGCAACAGAAATCATCAATCAATTCGAACCCAACATCATTGGCACAGTGGTCAACAACGGAAAAACACAGGACCACTCTAAGGGCCATTTACCTAGTTTCAGAATCGACTTAGCTAGACAAAGCACCTAG
- a CDS encoding oligosaccharide flippase family protein: protein MAEKKLVANSLALISNRIVQSATSFIVLALIARSLGSFALGQYTLAFSYYFVFMTLVSSGFKTLFTRELSQKSSEISSYLISGTSLQLLFSIIGYILLFLVVHFMPYTSTTENICYVIGLAIIPFSLSNIVEAIFQAQEKMHWIAICTIPVYIVRTIIIYLGLISGYGIILTSGIFVISESIIFLFEWYLIQKFNQFRWTIDKGFIQKTIKLARTFLAIDGISVFRERMEIFIISLFSNESTIGLYGSVMQLMQPFSIVSDSIVLAAFPKMSKMSSSSSKSKKELAERAIELLLLLAIPMFFGTLFFSRHLLLFIYQDLDFADASIALCIISFGMVTRAFNKPLSYTLVANHLEQINLKEVLYGTAFGGLISVIFVSQFQLEGAAVSTIFVKLFGIWVYTYATFKRLFHLNFWRVVKRPLLVGGLMALLFTALNTAKVDFFSTLTISILVYSLVIFLMAFQSLELSNQLFSKLLRK from the coding sequence ATGGCAGAAAAAAAGTTAGTCGCAAATTCCTTGGCTTTGATTAGCAATCGAATCGTACAAAGTGCAACCTCCTTTATCGTCCTTGCACTCATTGCCCGAAGCCTTGGGTCATTTGCATTAGGTCAGTATACCCTGGCATTCAGCTATTACTTTGTATTCATGACGCTTGTTTCATCAGGCTTTAAAACCTTATTTACTAGAGAATTATCTCAAAAGTCTTCAGAAATATCTTCTTATTTAATTAGCGGAACCTCCCTACAACTTCTCTTTAGCATAATTGGCTACATATTACTTTTTCTAGTAGTTCACTTCATGCCATACACAAGTACTACTGAAAATATTTGCTATGTTATTGGGTTGGCAATCATCCCTTTTTCTCTTTCAAACATCGTTGAAGCGATCTTTCAAGCTCAAGAGAAAATGCATTGGATTGCAATCTGTACAATCCCTGTCTATATCGTCCGAACAATCATCATTTACCTCGGACTAATATCTGGGTATGGAATCATCCTAACGTCAGGAATTTTTGTTATTTCTGAATCTATAATTTTTCTTTTTGAATGGTATCTAATCCAAAAATTCAATCAGTTTAGATGGACTATAGATAAAGGCTTTATTCAAAAGACTATAAAACTAGCTAGGACCTTTTTAGCAATAGATGGAATCTCAGTATTTAGAGAAAGGATGGAGATTTTTATCATCTCTCTGTTCAGTAACGAAAGTACCATCGGACTTTATGGCTCAGTTATGCAGCTAATGCAACCTTTCTCTATCGTGTCAGATAGTATCGTTTTAGCTGCCTTTCCAAAAATGTCAAAAATGTCCTCCTCTAGTTCTAAGTCCAAAAAAGAGCTAGCGGAAAGAGCCATCGAATTATTGTTACTCTTAGCTATACCAATGTTCTTTGGCACGTTATTTTTTAGTCGCCATCTTTTACTTTTTATCTATCAAGATCTTGACTTTGCCGATGCATCAATTGCGCTCTGCATTATATCATTTGGCATGGTAACCAGAGCATTTAACAAGCCTCTGAGCTATACGTTAGTTGCAAATCACCTGGAACAGATCAACTTAAAAGAAGTTCTCTATGGAACTGCCTTTGGTGGATTGATTAGTGTGATATTCGTTAGTCAATTTCAACTAGAAGGTGCAGCAGTCTCTACCATCTTTGTGAAATTATTTGGAATTTGGGTTTATACCTACGCGACTTTCAAACGACTGTTTCATCTAAATTTTTGGCGGGTTGTTAAACGTCCTCTTTTGGTTGGGGGTTTAATGGCACTTCTGTTTACAGCGCTAAATACAGCTAAAGTAGACTTCTTTTCAACTTTAACGATATCAATCTTAGTCTATAGTCTTGTCATATTTCTCATGGCTTTTCAGTCTCTTGAACTATCAAATCAGCTGTTCTCAAAATTACTCCGTAAGTAA
- a CDS encoding glycosyltransferase family 4 protein, which yields MKVVLIHFCFEDYSIELINSLSKHVDLTVIQPKNVYLKCRQHINSIVKVKYFKKYRIRDPRNLFSMRSMVQMVKRVNPDILHVQETNDPWYDLTLFTNHSFPLVTTIHDVYRHPGDRDLIPGSDFTRRIAIFRSKQLIVHGCKQKQQLHERFPELLGRVNVIPHGELGTLYKQFIDQHHSPPREQNSLLFFGRIWPYKGLSYLLKAMSLVIKEIPDVKLTIAGRGENLDQYSHILSDKKHYTVLNRFIPSAEVTKLFLQSTAVVLPYVEASQSGVASLAFGLGTPIIASNVGGLSEVIHHSKDGLLVPPRDVNQLAKSIIYLLKNRQIQHQMQAATSARCKTDLKWSNIANQTIDVYQKVGSSCT from the coding sequence ATGAAAGTAGTATTAATCCATTTTTGTTTCGAAGACTATTCAATTGAGCTCATCAATAGCTTAAGTAAGCATGTCGATTTAACGGTTATCCAACCTAAGAATGTTTATTTAAAATGCCGACAACATATTAATTCAATCGTAAAAGTTAAATATTTTAAGAAATATCGTATTCGTGATCCACGCAACCTTTTTTCCATGAGATCAATGGTGCAAATGGTAAAAAGGGTCAACCCTGATATTCTTCATGTTCAAGAAACGAATGATCCTTGGTATGATTTGACCCTTTTCACTAATCATTCTTTTCCATTAGTCACCACTATCCATGATGTTTATCGTCATCCCGGCGATCGCGACCTTATTCCTGGTTCAGACTTTACTCGTCGAATCGCTATTTTTCGGTCCAAACAACTTATTGTCCATGGCTGCAAACAAAAACAACAATTACATGAACGATTTCCAGAATTATTAGGCAGAGTCAACGTCATTCCTCATGGCGAACTTGGAACCTTATACAAGCAATTTATAGATCAGCATCACTCCCCCCCAAGAGAGCAAAATAGCCTCTTATTCTTTGGGCGTATTTGGCCTTACAAAGGTTTGAGCTACTTACTCAAAGCGATGTCGCTTGTTATTAAAGAGATTCCAGACGTCAAGTTAACTATAGCGGGCCGAGGAGAAAACTTAGACCAATATTCCCATATCTTGTCTGACAAGAAACACTATACCGTTCTTAATCGCTTTATTCCATCTGCTGAGGTAACCAAACTTTTTTTACAAAGTACAGCAGTAGTTCTGCCCTATGTTGAAGCATCACAAAGTGGAGTAGCCTCTCTAGCGTTTGGTTTAGGTACTCCTATCATCGCTTCCAATGTAGGGGGACTCAGTGAGGTGATCCACCATAGTAAAGATGGTCTGCTAGTACCTCCGCGTGACGTTAATCAGCTCGCCAAATCAATTATTTATTTACTCAAAAATCGCCAGATTCAGCACCAAATGCAAGCTGCGACATCTGCTCGTTGTAAGACAGATTTGAAATGGTCAAATATCGCTAACCAAACTATCGATGTTTATCAAAAGGTAGGCAGTTCATGCACATAA
- a CDS encoding O-antigen ligase: MKDYFILFEKFFTIFSITIFSDGLFRLVLSGGANEGDLGVIKHTDYSILLLIYKLIYITTLILLILRWKKILHILSKDKIISLAIIFAATSVFWSFDPQITFTRSIALVGTSLFGLYFGSRYSLEEQLHNLSIAFGIAIALSFITSILLPKYGIMSGIHAGSWRGIYIHKNILGKMMALSSSIFLVRLHSNKSTILNRLGLSLSVVLLVLSKSSSAIGTFIVLFTIFLVLGVFRWKYELMIPALLSILLIGISGLFFLTEHMDTLLISAGKDPTLTGRTELWLWALSDIWERPWLGYGYGAFWEDFSSKSALIRYAAGWHIPHAHNGLLDLLLDLGFLGLFILILSIIRTAIKSFFLLRNTTSSIYIWPLLFISNMILANTTESTLMVRNDLFWIIFLAISFSMISHPKTIQAAST; encoded by the coding sequence ATGAAAGATTATTTTATTCTATTTGAAAAATTTTTTACTATTTTTTCTATCACAATCTTTTCTGATGGGCTTTTTAGATTAGTTCTTTCAGGGGGTGCGAATGAAGGTGACTTAGGAGTCATCAAACATACTGATTACTCCATATTACTGCTAATTTACAAGCTAATTTATATCACTACACTCATATTATTGATTCTCAGATGGAAAAAAATATTACATATTCTAAGCAAAGATAAAATTATTAGTCTAGCCATCATTTTTGCTGCCACATCTGTGTTTTGGTCTTTTGACCCACAAATAACTTTTACGCGCAGCATCGCTTTAGTTGGTACATCGTTATTTGGTCTATACTTTGGTTCCCGATACAGTTTAGAAGAGCAATTACACAACTTATCTATAGCATTTGGAATAGCTATTGCTTTGAGTTTTATCACTTCCATATTGCTGCCTAAATATGGAATTATGTCTGGAATCCATGCAGGATCATGGCGAGGAATATATATCCACAAAAATATACTTGGAAAAATGATGGCACTCAGTTCATCAATCTTTCTAGTTAGACTTCATTCCAATAAAAGCACGATATTAAACCGTCTAGGATTAAGCCTGTCAGTCGTTTTACTAGTACTCTCTAAATCATCTTCAGCGATTGGTACGTTTATTGTCCTTTTTACTATCTTTCTTGTCTTAGGAGTTTTTCGGTGGAAATATGAATTAATGATTCCCGCTTTACTTTCTATTCTCTTAATTGGAATAAGTGGGCTATTTTTTCTCACTGAACATATGGATACGCTTCTTATATCCGCGGGCAAAGATCCAACTTTAACCGGCCGAACTGAATTATGGCTTTGGGCTCTTAGTGATATTTGGGAACGCCCTTGGTTGGGATATGGTTATGGTGCTTTTTGGGAGGATTTTAGTAGCAAGTCTGCCCTAATTCGATATGCTGCTGGTTGGCACATACCCCATGCTCACAATGGTTTATTGGATCTTCTACTAGACTTGGGCTTTTTAGGTCTTTTTATTTTAATTCTAAGTATTATTAGAACCGCAATTAAATCCTTCTTTCTACTACGAAATACTACATCATCTATTTATATTTGGCCTCTATTATTTATCAGCAATATGATTTTAGCTAATACCACTGAATCAACCTTAATGGTTAGAAATGATCTATTTTGGATAATTTTTTTGGCAATTTCTTTCTCTATGATTTCTCATCCTAAAACAATACAAGCTGCATCTACATAA